CGATCCGCCGACCACTGCATCGGCGTACGCACGGCCTGCCGCCCCTCGACGGCGATGTTCTCGCCCATCCCGATCTCTTCGCCGTAGAACAGAACGGGGGTGCCGGGGAGCGTGAAGAGCAGGCTGTACGCCATCCGGATCCTCCGCGGGTCGCCTTCCAGCATCGGCGGCAGGCGCCGCGTGATCCCGCGGCCGAACACGCGCTGCCGCTCGTCTGGCGCGAACGCCTCGAAGACCTCCTGACGCTCGGCATCGGTCAGCTTGTCGAGAGTGAGCTCATCGTGGTTCCGGAGGAAGTTCGCCCATTGCACCTCCGGTCCGAGGACCGGGCGCGCGGTGAGTGCGGCGACGAGCGGCGCGGGATCACGACGGGCGAGGGACAGATACAGCGACTGCATCGCCACGAAGTCGAACTGCATGGTCAGCTCGTCGCCGTCGGTGCCCCCGAAGTACGCGCGCTGCTCCTCGTACGGCAGATTGACCTCGCCGAGCAGGATCGCCTCGCTGGAACGACGCTGCAGGAAACGCCGCATGTCGCGTAGCAGCTCGTGCGGATCGGGGATGTCCGCCGTCTTCGGAACCTCGAGGAGGAACGGCACGGCATCCACCCGGAAGCCCGAGACGCCGAGCTGCAGCCAGAACCCGATGACCTTCGCGATCTCGTCCCGGACCACGGGGTTGGCGATGTTGAGGTCGGGTTGGTGCTCGTAGAAACTGTGCTGGTACCACTGCCCGGACTTCTCGTCCTTGGTCCAGATCCCGTCGGCCTGCCCGGGGAAGACCGGGTTCTTCTGTCCCTTCGGAGGCGCGTCGTCGCGCCACACGTAGTAGTCGCGATAGGGCGAGTCGACGCTGCGGAGCGCCGCGCGGAACCACGGATGACGGTCCGAGGTGTGATTGACGACGAGGTCGACGATCACGCGGATGCCGCGGTCACGGGCCGTGCGTATCACCTCCACGAGGTCGCCGTGGGTGCCGAGACGCGGGTCCACGCCGTAGAAGTCGCTGACGTCGTACCCGTCGTCGAGGTCCGGCGAAGGGTAGAAGGGCATGAGCCACAGGCACGTCACGCCCACCTGTGAGAGGTAGTCGATCCGCTGCGCGAGGCCGCGGAGGTCGCCGACGCCGTCGCCGTCCGAGTCCAGGAAGGTCTCCACATCGAGGCAGTAGACGACGGCCGTCTTCCACCAGAGGTCGCTCGTATCGGTGATCTTCATGTGCGCTCCCTCAGAGCGGGCAGGATCTCGGCGGCGGCCGCCTTCAGGAACCGGGTCTGCTCTCGTCCGACGTGATGCAGGTAGATCCGGTCGAAGCCGATGTCGACGAGCTCCGCCAACCGTCCCGCGAGCGACCGGGCGTCGTGGTCGACGAGGACGGCCGCGCGCAGCCTTGCTTCATCGACCTCGCCCACCGCGGCGTCGAAATCCTCCGGCTGCTCGATGTTCCACGCGAGCGGCGGAGTGACCACGCCCTGCCGCCACTGCTCCTTCGCGATCGCGTACGCCTCGGCGTCGTCCTCGCCCCAGCTCACGTGCGTCTGCAGGATGCACGGCCCTTCTCCCCCGGCCGAGCGGTAGGCCTCCACCACCCTCCGCAGCGCGGACGGCTCCTGGGCGACGGTCGCGAGGCCGTCCGCCCAGCCGGCCGCCCACTCCGCCGTCTCCGGACTGACGGCGGTGGCGAAGAGCGGCGGCGGCTGCGCCGGCCGGGTCCAGACGCGGGCGCGGTGCACGCGCACGAGACCGTCGTGATCGACCTCCTCGCCGGCGAGCAGCCGTCGGATCACATCCACGCTCTCGTGCAACCGCGCGTTGCGGACGTCCTTGGCCGGCCAGACGTCGCCGGTCACGTGCTCGTTCATCGCCTCGCCGCTGCCGAGCGCGGCCCAGAACCGTCCGGGGAACATCTCCTCCAGCGTTCCGAAGGCCTGCGCGACGATCGCGGGGTGGTACCGCTGTCCTGGCGCGTTGACCATGCCGATGGGGAACCTCGTACGGGCCAGCGCCGCAGCGATCCAGCTGAACGCGAATCCCGACTCCCCCTGATCGGGGAGCCACGGGGCCAGGTGGTCGGAGCACATCGCCCCGTCGAAGCCTGCCCACTCCGCGCTGACGACCGCGTCCAGCAGCGCGCTGGGTGGGATCTGCTCATGGGAGGCGTGGAATCCGATGAAGACCATAGGCCGAGTCTGGCAAGGGACGACGCCCGGCGGCAGTGGTTGACAGGAGCGCCGGGTGCTGGCAGGTGGCGGCCGATGTCCGAGGGCGGACGTAGCCTGCCCGGGTGCCGAAACCCCGACTTCTCCCCGGCCCCTGTCCCCTCTGCGGTGGTCTCGCTGGGCTGCGAGCGGACGACGCGTGGCACTGCGCGCTCTGCGGCTGGCGCTACGGGGACTCCCCCGACCCCGATCTGCCGTTCCCGCGGATCGACGTCGTGTACTACCTCCGCTACGACAGCCGCGTGAAGATCGGCACGAGCAGACAGCCGCGGCGCCGTCTCGCGAGCATCCGTCACGACGAGCTCCTCGCCTTCGAGCACGGCGATCGGGTGCGCGAACAGCAGCGGCATCGGCAGTTCGCCTCCGCTCGCGAAGGCGGTGAGTGGTTCACCCTGACACCGGAGATCCGCGCCCACATCGCGGCGCTGCAGCGGCACGGCGACCCCTGGCATCAATACGCGCGCTGGCTCAGCGCCGCGCTCCGAGGGTGAACGCGCCTATCACTGCGCACAGGATCGCACCAGGGGATCCCCCGCTGCGCCGGCAGGAGGCAGACTCACCTGTGAACGGGCGCACCCGGCGCCCCGCGTGAGAGGACCGGACATGATCGGACGAGAGAACATCCCCGCCGACGACGTCAGCGCGCAGGATCCGCTCGCCGGAGACGGGAGCGGCGACCCGAACAGCGACCGCCAGTTCCTGCAGGACCTGCCTCCCGCACAGGTCGACACCGAGCAGCAGCAGGAGCATCAGGCCGAGTCCGACGACGAGGCCTAGTCCGCGCGGACGACGAGGGGCGACCGGATCGATATCCGGTCGCCCCTCGTCGTGTGCGGATCAGGCGGTCGCAGCCCGTCCGCGGGTGCTCTGCGGCTGCGGCTGCGAGAACAGCACGACGACGATGACGGCAGCACCCACCACGACGTGCGGCAGCCAGACGTTCAGCGCCTCGCCTGCGAACCCGAACAGCCACGGCGACAGCGCGAGGAAGAGGCTGGCGACGATGTCGAAGACGAGGTGCACGGGCATGGGGATCAGACCGAACGGACCCCACTCGTACTTCGTGAAGAGGCTGTAGACGATGAGGCCCACGCCGAGCACGATCGGGATGACGACCGGGGCTCCGCCCATACCGGCGAAGCCGAACAGCCAGGGCGCGGCGATCAGAGCGATCCCGACGACGTAGTCGAGAATTCCGTGGACCTTGGTCGGGATGAAACGCATGATTCCTCCTTGGGTGCCGCCGGCGGCGACTCATCAGAAGGTTCGGAGCCCTGCGCCCATCGGATGGGAGGCGGCTGCCGGGTCAGCTCTGCGCCCATCCGTACCGCCGCTGGAGCGCTGCCGCGACCCGTGCGTACCGGCCACGATCCAGGGCCGCCGCCTCACGGCGCAGACCACGCTCATGGACGCTGTAGAGCTGTTCGATGTCCACCCACGATTCGCGGCCCTGCCCGTCCCACTCGCCGCTCCCGATCGAGAGGTAGTCGCGCTCGCCGTCGTGGGGCCTGCTGGTCATCCGTACCGCGTAGACCCGCTCGGAGGACTGCCGCCCGATCACCAGCACCGGCCGGTCCTTGCCTCGGCCGTCGTTCTCCTCGTACGGCACCCAGGTCCAGACGACCTCGCCGGCGTCGGGAGCGCCGTCCCGGTGCGGCGCGTAGGCCACGCGGACGGCCGGCATACGCCCGGGGTCGAGCCGCACGGTCTCGGTACCGCGGACCTGCCCCGGCTCGACTCCGGCGTCCGGCGTTTTCGCGGATCGCCGCTCGCGCTCCTCGGCCGTCCGCAGACGCGCGTCCGGGCGCCGCGGACCGGGAGAGGTCCGCGGCGCCCGGGGGGAGCCCACTGCTCGGCGCAGCAGGTCCGCGAGTGCCTTCAGGATGCCGTTGCTGGTCGTGCCCACACGGTCACCCTAACCGTCGTCACGCGTTCGCGAGAGCGTAGCCCTCCTCGCCGTGCACGACCTGGTCGACACCGGCGATCTCGTCCTCGTTCGTGATGCGGAACCCGATCGTCTTCTGGATCACGAAGCCGATGACCCACGCGACCACGAAGGAGTAGATCAGCACGCCGGCGGCGGCGATCACCTGCACGGCGAGCTGACGGGCGTCGCCGCCGACGAAGAGGCCGGTGCCGGTGGCGAAGAAGCCGAGGTACACGGTGCCGATGAGTCCGCCGACGAGGTGGATGCCGACCACGTCGAGCGAGTCGTCGAAGCCGAGGCGGAACTTCAGCTCCACCGCGAGGGCGCAGACGATGCCGGCCACCGCGCCGAGCAGGAGGGACCATCCGGGGGTGAGGTTGGCGCATGCAGGGGTGATCGCCACGAGACCCGCCACCGCGCCGGAGGCGGCGCCGACGGACGTGGGCTTGCCGTCCTTGATGCGCTCGATGAGGATCCAGCCGAGGATCGCGGCCGCGGTCGCACCGAGCGTGTTCAGGCCGATGAGGCCGACGCCGCCCATGTCCTCGGCGAGCCACTCCGCACCGGCGTTGAAGCCGAACCAGCCGAACCACAGCAGTGCGGCGCCGAGCAGCGTCAGCGGCACGTTGTGCGGCTTGAGGATGCCCTTCTGGAAGCCGATGCGCTTGCCGAGCACGAGGGCGAGGGCCAGCGCCGCGGCACCCGCGTTGATGTGCACCGCCGTGCCGCCCGCATAGTCGATCACGCCGATGCCGCTGTCCTCGCCGAACAGGGTCGTGCCGAGGTTCATGATCCAACCGCCGCCCCAGACCCAGGCCGCGACCGGGAAGTAGCCGACCGTGGCGAAGACGCCGGCGAAGATCAGCCAGCTGCCGAACTTCGCCCGATCGGCGATCGCCCCGGAGATCAGGGCGACGGTGATGATCGCGAAGGTGGCGCCGTACGCGACGCTGAGCAGGGCGACGTTCGAGCCCTCACCCGAGGCGAGGCTGGACAGCCCGATGTCCGCGAACGGGTTGCCCGCGAAGGCCGTGGGGCTGTCGACGGCGCTCATGGAGAAGCCGAAGAGAATCCACAGCACGGCGACGAGTCCGATCGAGCCGAAGCTCATCATCATCATGCTGACGACGCTCTTCGCCTTGACGAGACCGCCGTAGAAGAAGGCGACGCCGGGCGTCATGAGCAGCACCAGTGCCGTCGCGGTGATCGCCCACGAGATGTTGCCGGGAGCATCCATAGGAAAACCTCACATCCGAAGTAATTGAGAGCTTCAGTGTGACCATGGGCGATTTCGCCCATGCGTGAGGTTTGTTTCTCCGCTGTTACAGCACGGCTCCGGGTGTGAACATCGCGTTACGCAGGCCTGCAGGCTTACGCAGAATGCGTGAGCGCGTTCAGCCGGGAGATGGCGCGCAGGTACTTCTTGCGGTAGCCGCCGGCGAGCATCTCGTCGGAGAACACGGCGTCGAGCCCGACACCCGTCGCGAGGATCGGGATCTGCGCGTCGTAGACCCGGTCGACGAAGGCCACGAACCGCAACGCCTCCGACTGGTCGGTGAGCTGGCGCACGCCGCGCAGCCCCACGCGGTGCAGCCCGTCGATGAGCCTGATGTAGCGCGAGGGGTGCACCTGGGCGAGATGCCGGATGAGGTTGTCGAACGCATCGTCCGACACAGCGCCGTCCGCCGCGGCCGCCTCGACCGCGGCCTCGTACGCCGCGTCTTCCAGCGCCACGGCGTGACCGTCGATCGCCCGCTGCCGGAAGTCGACGCCGTCGATGCGCAGCGTCTGGAAGCTGTCCGACATCGCGTGGATCTCGCGGAGGAAGTCCTGCGCGGCGAAGCGTCCCTCGCCGAGCGCGTTCGGCGGCGTGTTCGAGGTGGCCGCGAGCCGGGTGCCGGTGGGCACGAGTTCACCCAGAAGGCGCGTCATGACCATCGTGTCGCCCGGATCGTCGAGCTCGAACTCGTCGATGCAGAGCAGATCGGCGCCCTTGAGGAGGTCCACGGTGTTCTTGTAGCCGAGTGCCCCCACCAGAGCGGTGTACTCGATGAACGAGCCGAAGTACTTCCGCCGGGCGGGCATCGCGTGGTAGATCGACGCGAGCAGGTGGGTCTTGCCCACGCCGAAGCCGCCGTCGAGGTAGACCCCGGGCTTCAGTTCCGGCTCCTTCTTCGCCCGACTGAACAGACCGCCCCGCTTGACGGGAGCACCGCGTCCCGCGAAACGCAGCAGCGTCTGCTTCGCCTCCTCCTGCGACGGGTAGGCGGGATCCGCCCGGTAGCTGTCGAACGTGGCGTCGTCGAACTGCGGCGGCGGCACCAGGCTCGCGAGCATCTCGGGTCCGCTGACCGTCGGCGTGCGCTCGGTGAGGTGGACGGTTCCGGTGCGGGTGGTCGGGTCGGTCATCACGGTCCTGAATCAGGCAAGGGCCTGTGTCGAAGTCTTACGGATCGGGTCCCGGGGGCGCGCGGAGGATCTATCGTCGAAGGGACGGATCCACACTACGCCGTCCGCACCGCCCGCTCGCCCGCTCACCGCTACGGAGACCCCATGGCCATCGAGTTCGACTCCTCCTCCCCCAAGTTCGCCGAGTACGCCGAGCCCGGCCGCCTGGTGACGACCGAGTGGCTCGCCGCCCACCTGGGAGAGCCCGGCCTCGTGGTCGTCGAGTCGGACGAGGACGTGCTCCTCTACGAGACGGGCCACATTCCCGGAGCGGTGAAGGTGGACTGGCACACGGAGCTCAACGACCCGGTCGTGCGGGACTACGTCGACGGCGAGGGCTTCGCCGAGCTGCTGAGCCGCAAGGGCATCGCCCGCGACGACACGGTCGTGATCTACGGCGACAAGAACAACTGGTGGGCGGCGTACGCGCTGTGGGTCTTCTCCCTCTTCGGTCACGAGGACGTCCGCCTCCTCGACGGCGGCCGTGATCGCTGGATCGCGGAGGGCCGCGAGCTGACCCGCGAGGCGACGAACCGTCCCGCCACGGAGTACCCGGTGGTGGAGCGGGACGACACGGCCATCCGCGCGTACAAGGAAGACGTGCTCGCGCACCTCGGCAACCCGCTCATCGACGTCCGTTCCCCGGAGGAGTACAGCGGAGAGCGGACCACCGCTCCCGCCTACCCGGAGGAGGGGACTCTGCGAGCCGGCCACATCCCCACCGCGCAGAGCGTGCCGTGGGCGAAGGCGGTCGCCGAGGACGGCGGCTTCAAGAGCCGCGCCGAGCTCGACGCCATCTACCGGGACGGCGCCGGGCTGCAGGACGGTGACGACGTCGTGGCCTACTGCCGCATCGGGGAGCGCTCGAGCCACACGTGGTTCGTGCTCAAGCACCTCCTCGGCTTCGAGGACGTCCGCAACTACGACGGCTCGTGGACGGAGTGGGGCAGCGCGGTGCGCGTCCCGATCGTCACGGGCACGGAGCCCGGCACCGTCTGAGGTGGGAGAATGGCGGGGATGAACGCCTCCGCCCTGCCCGAGACCCTCGCCGAGATCCGCGACGGATTCCTGGAGACCCCGGAATCTGATCGCCTGCTGCTGCTCCTGGAGTACGCCGACGAGCTGCCCGCCGTTTCCGATGAGGTCGCGGCGCATCCGGAGATGGGCGAGCGCGTCGCGGAATGCCAGTCGCCGGTCTACATCTACGTGGAAGTCCACGACGACGTCGTGACCATGCACGCCACGGCCCCTGAGGAGGCACCGACGACCCGGGGCTTCGCGAGCATCCTCGTCCAGGGCCTCACCGGGCTGACGGCGGACGAGGTGCTGGCGATCCCCGAGGACTACCCGCAGTCGATCGGGCTCACCAAGGCCGTGTCACCGCTGCGGATCGGCGGCATGACCGGCATGCTGATGCGGGCCAAGAACCAGGTCAGGCAGAAGCGCTGAGCCCCTGTGCCGCGAGCCATTCCGAGATGGCCGTGGTCCAGCCCTTCTCGTCGTAGTTCCAGAGCTTGGTGTGCCGGGCGACGGTGAAGCGCGGCATGGTGACCAGGTCCGGCCGCGCCTCCTGCAGTGCGTGCGAGGCGTCCGCCGGGACGAAGCCGTCGTCGTCGCTGTGCAGGATGAGAATCGGCGCCCGTAGCTCATCAGCCCGAGCGACCATGTCCAGACGGTCGAACAGGATGGGCTCGTCCGCACCGCTGAGCTTCGCCGTGAGCGGCAGCTGCAGCGCTCCCATCGCCAGCGCGGGCAGCGGTGCGCGCACCCGGGCGACCTGAGCCTGGAAACGGAGGACCGTGCGCCAGTCGACGACCGGCGACTCCAGGATGATGCCAGCGATGCGATCCCGATGGCCGGAGTTGACCGCAGCCTGCAAGGATACCGCCCCGCCCATGGACCAGCCCATCAGCACGATCCGCTCGGCCCCGTGACGCAGCGCATAGGCGATCCCGGCGTCGACATCGCGCCACTCGGATGCGCCGAGCGCATAGGCGCCCGCCTTGGTCCGCGGCGCCTCGCCGTCGTTGCGGTACGACACGACGAGCGTGGGCAGCCCCGCCGCGTGCATCACCGGCACGGCACGGAGGCACTCGGCGCGGGTCGTGCCGCGACCGTGCACCTGGATGACCCAGGTAGAGGAGTCCCCCGGGAAGAACCACGCGGGGCACGGCCCGGCCGGCGAGCCGATGAGCACGTTCTCCCATCGCAGGTGCAGCTCACTCGGCGACATGTAGTAGCTGCCGCTGAAGGACGCGCCTCGGTCCACCCTGGCACCGGGTTCGATCTTCGTGAGGAGCTTGCGCCGCACCGTCGTGCTGTCCGCGCTGAGAACCGCCCCGAGTTTGACGTAGCCGTACGTGCCCGTGGTGAAGAGGCCGTATCGCCCTGGCAGCTCGGTGTCGAGGGTGCGGCGGAGTTCGATGGTCTGCGCCCCGGTGTCGATCGCGAGGATCTCCGTGTCCTGGACGCGGCTTCGCAACGGGGTGACGACCCGACGCGCCACCGCGATCACGAGGATCCCGACGGTGGCGCCCAGGGCGAGGAGCGCGGGGACAACGATCGCAACGGCGTGCCTGAGACTCTTCATCGCCTTCCGACTCTAGCCTGTTGCCGTGACCGCACACCCCGAGGCCGGGACGCCCTTCGACGCCGCCGTCGCCGAACTGCGCGCGACCGCGTTCCGCGACGACATCGCGGTCCGCGAGATCCCCACGCCGCAGAACCTCGCGCCCTTCGCGATCGCGCTCTCCGCCGACGTCCGCCCGGGCGAGGACGGCGACTCGATATACGGGACCGGACGGTTCATCCTGCTGCACGATCCGGACGAGCCGGACGCCTGGGGAGGCGCCTGGCGCATCGTGATCTTCGCCCAGGCTCCGCTCGAGACCGAGATCGGCACGGATCCGCTGCTCGCCGACGTCACGTGGTCGTGGCTCGTGGACGCCCTGGACTCCCGGGAGGCGATCTACCACTCGCCGTCCGGCACGTCGACGAAGACGCTGTCGAAGGGATTCGGCGGCCTCGCCGACGAGGGAGACGGCGCACAGATAGAATTGCGGGCGTCCTGGACTCCGGAGGGCCCGTTCCGACCGCACGTCGAAGCATGGGCCGAGCTGGTCGGAATGCTGGCGGGGCTTCCGCCGGGTTCCGAGGGCATCGCCGTGATCGGCGCGCGAAAGGCTGTACGTGACTGAATACTCCGTGATCTCCGAAACCGAGGAGTTCCGTGCAGCCTGTGCTGCGCTCGCCGCCGGCACCGGCCCGGTCGCCGTCGATGTCGAGCGGGCGTCCGGCTTCCGCTACTCGCAGCGGGCCTATCTGGTGCAGGTCTTCCGGCGCGAGGCCGGGGTGTTCCTGTTCGACCCGCCCGCGATCGGCGACTTCGCCCCGCTGCAGGAGGCCATCGGCGACGTCGAGTGGGTGCTCCATGCCGCCAGCCAGGATCTGCCCTCTCTGCGCGAGTTGCACCTGGAGCCGAAGGAGATCTTCGACACCGAGCTCGCCTCCCGCCTGCTCGGTCATGACCGGGTGGGTCTGGCCGCCGTCGTCGAGGACACGCTCGGCATCACCCTGAAGAAGGAGCACTCGGCCGCCGACTGGTCGACCCGTCCGCTGCCCGACTCCTGGCTGGACTATGCCGCGCTCGACGTGCTGCACCTCGTCGACGTCCGCGACGCCCTCGTCGCCGAGCTCGAGGAACAGGGCAAGACCGCCTTCGCCGCTCAGGAGTTCGCCGCCACCCTGGCGCGCGCCCCGAAGGCCCCGCGCGAAGACCCCTGGCGGCGACTGAGCGGACTCCACCAGGTCCGTGGTGCCCGCAACCTCGCCGTCGCCCGCGCCCTGTGGGAGGCCCGCGAGATGTACGCGCAGCAGCAGGACATCTCCCCCGGGCGCCTCGTGCCCGACCGTTCCCTCGTCGCCGCGGTCCTCGCCAACCCCGCCTCCAAGCAGGCCCTCGCGGGAGTCAAGGAGTTCCAGGGCCGCGCGAGCCGCACCCAGCTCGACCGCTGGTGGCAGGCGATCGTCGACGGCCGTGCCGCGGAGACGCTGCCGCGCGAACGCGTGCCGAGCGACGCGCTCCCCCCGCCCCGCGCCTGGGGCGACCGCAACCCGGAGGCCGACGCCCGCTTGAAGGCCGCCCGTCCCGCCGTCGAGGCGGTCGCGGAGGAGCTGGGCATGCCCACCGAGAACCTCCTCACGCCCGAGTACCTGCGCCGGGTCGCGTGGGACGGCCCGGGCGCCACCGCGGAAGAGATCGGCGCCGCCCTCTCCGCACTCGGGGCACGCCCCTGGCAGATTGAACAGACTGCACAGAAGATCGCCGACGCCTTTGTAGAGGCGACGCAATCGCCCGACACCACGCCCGCGACCGCTTCGTAGGTTCGATCCAACCGATTCCTCCCGGTTTCCGGCCGTTCATAGACTGAGGCCACCGCACTAACTTGGAGGCAGAGTGGCCGAGATCTCGGACGTCTTCTTCGTCGATGGAGTGCGCACCCCCTTCGGGCGCGCCGGCGAAAAGGGCATGTACTGGAACACCCGCGCGGATGACCTCGCCGTCAAGGCGACCATCGGCCTGATGGAGCGCAACGCGGCCGTGCCGGCGGACCGCATCGACGATGTCGCGATCGCCGCGACGAGCCAGACCGGAGACCAGGGGCTCACCCTCGGACGGTCGGTGGCGATCCTCGCCGGACTGCCCCAGACCGTCCCCGGACTCGCGGTCGAGCGCATGTGCGCCGGCGCGATGACGAGCGTGACGACCATGGGCGCCTCGATCGGTGTGGGCATGTACGACCTCGCCCTCGCGGGCGGCGTCGAGCACATGGGCCACCACCCGATCGGCGCGAACGCCGACCCCAACCCGCGCTTCGTGGCGGAGAAGATGGTCGACCCCGGGGCGCTCAACATGGGCGTCACCGCCGAGCGCATCTTCGACCGCTTCCCGCACCTCACCAAGGAGCGCTCCGACCGCTACGGCATGCGCAGCCAGCAGAAGGTGCAGGCCGCCTACGACGCCGGCAAGATCCAGCCGGACCTCGTGTCGGTCGCGATCAAGGGCGCCGACGGCGCCTGGGGTCTGGCCACCGAGGACGAGGGCCGCCGTCCGCAGACCACGATGGAGGACCTCGCCGGCCTCAAGACGCCGTTCCGTCCGCACGGTCGCGTGACCGCAGGGACGTCCTCGCCGCTCACCGACGGCGCGACGATGTCGCTGCTCGCCGGCGGCGGCGCCGTCAAGGAGCTCGGACTCGCGCCCAAGATGCGCATGGTCTCGTTCGCCTTCGCCGGTGTGCAGCCGGAGATCATGGGCATCGGCCCGATCCCGTCGACCGAGAAGGCGCTCAAGAAGGCCGGCCTCGACATCTCCGACATCGGACTCTTCGAGCTCAACGAGGCGTTCGCCATCCAGGTCATCTCCCTGCTCGACCACTTCGGCATCGACGACGACGACCCCCGCGTGAA
This genomic stretch from Microbacterium sp. Nx66 harbors:
- a CDS encoding SPW repeat domain-containing protein, which gives rise to MRFIPTKVHGILDYVVGIALIAAPWLFGFAGMGGAPVVIPIVLGVGLIVYSLFTKYEWGPFGLIPMPVHLVFDIVASLFLALSPWLFGFAGEALNVWLPHVVVGAAVIVVVLFSQPQPQSTRGRAATA
- a CDS encoding TIGR03885 family FMN-dependent LLM class oxidoreductase → MVFIGFHASHEQIPPSALLDAVVSAEWAGFDGAMCSDHLAPWLPDQGESGFAFSWIAAALARTRFPIGMVNAPGQRYHPAIVAQAFGTLEEMFPGRFWAALGSGEAMNEHVTGDVWPAKDVRNARLHESVDVIRRLLAGEEVDHDGLVRVHRARVWTRPAQPPPLFATAVSPETAEWAAGWADGLATVAQEPSALRRVVEAYRSAGGEGPCILQTHVSWGEDDAEAYAIAKEQWRQGVVTPPLAWNIEQPEDFDAAVGEVDEARLRAAVLVDHDARSLAGRLAELVDIGFDRIYLHHVGREQTRFLKAAAAEILPALRERT
- a CDS encoding alpha-amylase family protein, which gives rise to MKITDTSDLWWKTAVVYCLDVETFLDSDGDGVGDLRGLAQRIDYLSQVGVTCLWLMPFYPSPDLDDGYDVSDFYGVDPRLGTHGDLVEVIRTARDRGIRVIVDLVVNHTSDRHPWFRAALRSVDSPYRDYYVWRDDAPPKGQKNPVFPGQADGIWTKDEKSGQWYQHSFYEHQPDLNIANPVVRDEIAKVIGFWLQLGVSGFRVDAVPFLLEVPKTADIPDPHELLRDMRRFLQRRSSEAILLGEVNLPYEEQRAYFGGTDGDELTMQFDFVAMQSLYLSLARRDPAPLVAALTARPVLGPEVQWANFLRNHDELTLDKLTDAERQEVFEAFAPDERQRVFGRGITRRLPPMLEGDPRRIRMAYSLLFTLPGTPVLFYGEEIGMGENIAVEGRQAVRTPMQWSADRNGGFSDARPSRLVAPPPTDGYAPTHVNAAAQLEDHGSLLHFLRELTALYRVSPELGWGSFTVIEQPQDALLVHSLEADVGRTIAVHNFAERPATTRFRLGEEPAGTTLVDLLDARRVPLDDDGEVELELPAYGYRWLRVSRPGDGRIL
- a CDS encoding type II toxin-antitoxin system PemK/MazF family toxin gives rise to the protein MGTTSNGILKALADLLRRAVGSPRAPRTSPGPRRPDARLRTAEERERRSAKTPDAGVEPGQVRGTETVRLDPGRMPAVRVAYAPHRDGAPDAGEVVWTWVPYEENDGRGKDRPVLVIGRQSSERVYAVRMTSRPHDGERDYLSIGSGEWDGQGRESWVDIEQLYSVHERGLRREAAALDRGRYARVAAALQRRYGWAQS
- a CDS encoding DUF3000 domain-containing protein, whose protein sequence is MTAHPEAGTPFDAAVAELRATAFRDDIAVREIPTPQNLAPFAIALSADVRPGEDGDSIYGTGRFILLHDPDEPDAWGGAWRIVIFAQAPLETEIGTDPLLADVTWSWLVDALDSREAIYHSPSGTSTKTLSKGFGGLADEGDGAQIELRASWTPEGPFRPHVEAWAELVGMLAGLPPGSEGIAVIGARKAVRD
- a CDS encoding SufE family protein — its product is MNASALPETLAEIRDGFLETPESDRLLLLLEYADELPAVSDEVAAHPEMGERVAECQSPVYIYVEVHDDVVTMHATAPEEAPTTRGFASILVQGLTGLTADEVLAIPEDYPQSIGLTKAVSPLRIGGMTGMLMRAKNQVRQKR
- a CDS encoding ammonium transporter, whose translation is MDAPGNISWAITATALVLLMTPGVAFFYGGLVKAKSVVSMMMMSFGSIGLVAVLWILFGFSMSAVDSPTAFAGNPFADIGLSSLASGEGSNVALLSVAYGATFAIITVALISGAIADRAKFGSWLIFAGVFATVGYFPVAAWVWGGGWIMNLGTTLFGEDSGIGVIDYAGGTAVHINAGAAALALALVLGKRIGFQKGILKPHNVPLTLLGAALLWFGWFGFNAGAEWLAEDMGGVGLIGLNTLGATAAAILGWILIERIKDGKPTSVGAASGAVAGLVAITPACANLTPGWSLLLGAVAGIVCALAVELKFRLGFDDSLDVVGIHLVGGLIGTVYLGFFATGTGLFVGGDARQLAVQVIAAAGVLIYSFVVAWVIGFVIQKTIGFRITNEDEIAGVDQVVHGEEGYALANA
- the zapE gene encoding cell division protein ZapE, with the protein product MTDPTTRTGTVHLTERTPTVSGPEMLASLVPPPQFDDATFDSYRADPAYPSQEEAKQTLLRFAGRGAPVKRGGLFSRAKKEPELKPGVYLDGGFGVGKTHLLASIYHAMPARRKYFGSFIEYTALVGALGYKNTVDLLKGADLLCIDEFELDDPGDTMVMTRLLGELVPTGTRLAATSNTPPNALGEGRFAAQDFLREIHAMSDSFQTLRIDGVDFRQRAIDGHAVALEDAAYEAAVEAAAADGAVSDDAFDNLIRHLAQVHPSRYIRLIDGLHRVGLRGVRQLTDQSEALRFVAFVDRVYDAQIPILATGVGLDAVFSDEMLAGGYRKKYLRAISRLNALTHSA
- a CDS encoding alpha/beta hydrolase family protein, whose protein sequence is MKSLRHAVAIVVPALLALGATVGILVIAVARRVVTPLRSRVQDTEILAIDTGAQTIELRRTLDTELPGRYGLFTTGTYGYVKLGAVLSADSTTVRRKLLTKIEPGARVDRGASFSGSYYMSPSELHLRWENVLIGSPAGPCPAWFFPGDSSTWVIQVHGRGTTRAECLRAVPVMHAAGLPTLVVSYRNDGEAPRTKAGAYALGASEWRDVDAGIAYALRHGAERIVLMGWSMGGAVSLQAAVNSGHRDRIAGIILESPVVDWRTVLRFQAQVARVRAPLPALAMGALQLPLTAKLSGADEPILFDRLDMVARADELRAPILILHSDDDGFVPADASHALQEARPDLVTMPRFTVARHTKLWNYDEKGWTTAISEWLAAQGLSASA
- a CDS encoding sulfurtransferase; this encodes MAIEFDSSSPKFAEYAEPGRLVTTEWLAAHLGEPGLVVVESDEDVLLYETGHIPGAVKVDWHTELNDPVVRDYVDGEGFAELLSRKGIARDDTVVIYGDKNNWWAAYALWVFSLFGHEDVRLLDGGRDRWIAEGRELTREATNRPATEYPVVERDDTAIRAYKEDVLAHLGNPLIDVRSPEEYSGERTTAPAYPEEGTLRAGHIPTAQSVPWAKAVAEDGGFKSRAELDAIYRDGAGLQDGDDVVAYCRIGERSSHTWFVLKHLLGFEDVRNYDGSWTEWGSAVRVPIVTGTEPGTV
- a CDS encoding GIY-YIG nuclease family protein, which gives rise to MYYLRYDSRVKIGTSRQPRRRLASIRHDELLAFEHGDRVREQQRHRQFASAREGGEWFTLTPEIRAHIAALQRHGDPWHQYARWLSAALRG